From a region of the Eriocheir sinensis breed Jianghai 21 chromosome 25, ASM2467909v1, whole genome shotgun sequence genome:
- the LOC127003426 gene encoding protein argonaute-2-like isoform X1, which yields MYPVGQPPGPPGPPGPPTGPGGPPGPAGPPVPRPLTLPPGPTPAPGPITTIVAPATGTPAVATGTGISALLPPELPTFVAPRRPNLGREGRPITLRANHFQISMPRGYIHHYDVSIQPDKCPRKVNREIIETMVHAFPRIFGSLKPVFDGRSNLYTRDPLPIGNEKMELEVTLPGEGRDRVFKVAMKWLAQVNLYTLEEALEGRTRTIPYDAIQALDVVMRHLPSMTYTPVGRSFFSAPDGYYHPLGGGREVWFGFHQSVRPSQWKMMLNIDVSATAFYKAQAVIEFMCEVLDIREIGEQRKPLTDSQRVKFTKEIKGLKIEITHCGAMRRKYRVCNVTRRPAQMQSFPLQLENGQTVECTVAKYFLDKYKMKLRFPHLPCLQVGQEHKHTYLPLEVCNIVPGQRCIKKLTDMQTSTMIKATARSAPDREREINNLVRKADFNNDPYMQEFGLTISTAMMEVRGRVLPPPKLQYGGRTKQQALPNQGVWDMRGKQFFTGVEVRVWAVACFAPQRTVREDALRNFTQQLQKISNDAGMPIIGQPCFCKYANGPDQVEPMFRYLKSTFTGLQLVCVVLPGKTPVYAEVKRVGDTVLGMATQCVQAKNVNKTSPQTLSNLCLKINVKLGGINSILVPGIRPKVFNEPVIFLGADVTHPPAGDNKKPSIAAVVGSMDAHPSRYAATVRVQQHRQNGSTAQGQSASDGSRPRQLTFARTAHDAIIQELSSMVKELLIQFYKSTRFKPNRIILYRDGVSEGQFQTVLQHELTAMREACIKLEADYKPGITYIAVQKRHHTRLFCSDKKEQSGKSGNIPAGTTVDVGITHPTEFDFYLCSHQGIQGTSRPSHYHVLWDDNHFDSDELQCLTYQLCHTYVRCTRSVSIPAPAYYAHLVAFRARYHLVEKEHDSHSPSSGEGSHQSGNSEDRTPSAMARAVTVHVDTNRVMYFA from the exons ATGTACCCTGTCGGGCAGC CACCTGGTCCTCCTGGCCCTCCCGGCCCTCCTACGGGCCCGGGGGGACCCCCAGGACCAGCTGGCCCCCCAGTGCCCCGACCCCTCACACTACCCCCGGGACCCACCCCAGCACCTGGACCAATAACCACCATCGTGGCGCCCGCCACAGGCACCCCAGCCGTGGCCACGGGCACAGGAATATCAGCCCTGCTTCCGCCAGAGTTGCCAA CATTCGTGGCCCCAAGAAGACCCAACTTAGGGCGAGAGGGTCGGCCCATCACGCTGCGGGCCAACCACTTCCAGATATCCATGCCAAGGGGCTACATCCACCACTATGACGTCAGCATCCAGCCCGACAAGTGCCCCAGGAAGGTCAACAGGGAGATTATCGAGACCATGGTGCATGCATTCCCAAGGATCTTTGGGAGCTTGAAG CCGGTCTTTGATGGGAGAAGCAACCTGTACACCAGAGACCCACTGCCAATCGGTAATGAAAAAATGGAACTGGAG GTGACCCTGCCAGGCGAGGGGCGAGACAGAGTGTTCAAGGTGGCCATGAAGTGGCTGGCGCAGGTGAATCTCTACACGCTGGAGGAAGCTCTTGAGGGCCGAACGAGGACCATCCCCTACGATGCCATCCAG GCTCTGGATGTAGTGATGCGCCACCTTCCCTCCATGACCTATACCCCAGTTGGCCGATCATTCTTCTCGGCCCCCGACGGTTACTACCATCCCTTAGGGGGCGGGCGTGAAGTTTGGTTCGGCTTCCACCAGAGTGTCCGTCCCTCACAGTGGAAAATGATGCTCAATATTGATG TTTCAGCCACTGCGTTCTACAAAGCGCAGGCGGTGATCGAGTTCATGTGTGAAGTATTAGACATACGGGAAATAGGAGAGCAACGGAAGCCTCTCACAGATTCCCAGCGTGTCAAGTTCACAAAGGAGATCAAAGGACTCAAG ATTGAAATTACTCATTGTGGCGCAATGCGAAGAAAGTATCGTGTGTGTAATGTCACCAGAAGACCGGCACAAATGCAGTC GTTCCCACTTCAACTGGAAAATGGCCAGACTGTTGAGTGTACAGTGGCCAAATATTTCCTTGACAAATACAAGATGAAACTCAGGTTTCCACATCTACCTTGCCTACAG gttggacaagagcacAAGCACACATACCTTCCTCTGGAGGTTTGCAACATTGTTCCCGGTCAGCGATGCATCAAGAAACTAACTGACATGCAGACATCCACAATGATCAAGGCCACAGCAAGGTCTGCCCCAGaccgagagagagaaatcaacaaCTTGGTCCGCAAGGCAGACTTCAATAATGATCCATATATGCAAGAGTTTGGGCTGACCATCAGCACTGCAATGATGGAG GTACGAGGGCGTGTCCTGCCGCCTCCTAAGCTGCAGTATGGCGGCCGAACCAAGCAGCAGGCCCTGCCCAACCAAGGGGTGTGGGACATGAGGGGCAAACAGTTCTTCACTGGGGTAGAGGTGCGTGTGTGGGCGGTGGCATGCTTTGCCCCGCAGCGCACTGTCAGGGAGGATGCACTCCGCAACTTTACTCAGCAGCTGCAGAAAATCAGCAATGATGCAG GGATGCCCATTATTGGCCAGCCTTGTTTTTGTAAGTATGCCAATGGGCCTGACCAAGTTGAGCCCATGTTCCGGTACCTGAAGAGCACCTTCACCGGCCTGCAACTGGTGTGTGTGGTGCTGCCTGGCAAGACTCCGGTCTATG CTGAAGTGAAGCGGGTTGGCGACACTGTTCTTGGCATGGCTACTCAGTGTGTGCAGGCCAAGAATGTTAACAAAACTTCTCCACAAACTCTATCTAACCTCTGCCTCAAGATAAATGTCAAGCTGGGAGGCATCAACTCTATTCTAGTCCCTGGCATCAG GCCGAAGGTCTTCAATGAACCAGTCATATTCCTCGGTGCTGATGTGACTCACCCACCAGCGGGTGACAACAAGAAACCGTCCATTGCAGCAGTGGTGGGGTCCATGGATGCTCACCCCTCACGCTATGCTGCTACTGTCCGAGTGCAGCAACACAGACAG AATGGATCAACAGCACAAGGCCAAAGTGCCAGTGATGGCTCGCGACCCAGACAACTGACTTTCGCAAGGACAGCGCATGATGCaa TAATTCAGGAGTTGTCCTCCATGGTCAAGGAGCTGCTCATACAGTTCTACAAGTCAACGAGGTTCAAGCCCAACAGGATCATCCTGTACCGTGACGGTGTTAGCGAGGGACAGTTCCAGACCGTCCTGCAGCATGAGCTCACTGCCATGAGGGAGGCCTGCATCAAGCTGGAGGCAGATTACAAGCCTGGCATAACCTACATCGCTGTCCAGAAGAGGCACCACACAAG ATTGTTCTGTTCCGACAAGAAGGAGCAGAGTGGCAAGAGTGGCAACATTCCTGCTGGCACCACCGTAGATGTTGGCATCACTCACCCAACAGAGTTTGACTTCTACCTGTGTTCTCACCAGGGCATTCAG GGCACCAGTCGACCCAGCCACTACCACGTCCTGTGGGATGACAACCACTTCGACAGCGATGAGCTTCAATGCCTCACCTACCAGCTGTGTCACACTTACGTCAGGTGTACTCGCTCGGTCTCCATACCTGCCCCGGCATACTATGCTCATCTGGTGGCCTTCAGAGCTCGGTATCACCTTGTTGAGAAGGAGCATGACAG CCACTCTCCTTCCAGTGGTGAGGGTTCCCACCAGTCTGGCAACAGTGAAGACCGCACCCCCTCAGCCATGGCCCGGGCCGTCACGGTGCACGTGGACACCAACAGGGTCATGTACTTTGCTTAA
- the LOC127003426 gene encoding protein argonaute-2-like isoform X3, translating into MYPVGQPPGPPGPPGPPTGPGGPPGPAGPPVPRPLTLPPGPTPAPGPITTIVAPATGTPAVATGTGISALLPPELPTFVAPRRPNLGREGRPITLRANHFQISMPRGYIHHYDVSIQPDKCPRKVNREIIETMVHAFPRIFGSLKPVFDGRSNLYTRDPLPIGNEKMELEVTLPGEGRDRVFKVAMKWLAQVNLYTLEEALEGRTRTIPYDAIQALDVVMRHLPSMTYTPVGRSFFSAPDGYYHPLGGGREVWFGFHQSVRPSQWKMMLNIDVSATAFYKAQAVIEFMCEVLDIREIGEQRKPLTDSQRVKFTKEIKGLKIEITHCGAMRRKYRVCNVTRRPAQMQSFPLQLENGQTVECTVAKYFLDKYKMKLRFPHLPCLQVGQEHKHTYLPLEVCNIVPGQRCIKKLTDMQTSTMIKATARSAPDREREINNLVRKADFNNDPYMQEFGLTISTAMMEVRGRVLPPPKLQYGGRTKQQALPNQGVWDMRGKQFFTGVEVRVWAVACFAPQRTVREDALRNFTQQLQKISNDAGMPIIGQPCFCKYANGPDQVEPMFRYLKSTFTGLQLVCVVLPGKTPVYAEVKRVGDTVLGMATQCVQAKNVNKTSPQTLSNLCLKINVKLGGINSILVPGIRPKVFNEPVIFLGADVTHPPAGDNKKPSIAAVVGSMDAHPSRYAATVRVQQHRQNGSTAQGQSASDGSRPRQLTFARTAHDAIIQELSSMVKELLIQFYKSTRFKPNRIILYRDGVSEGQFQTVLQHELTAMREACIKLEADYKPGITYIAVQKRHHTRLFCSDKKEQSGKSGNIPAGTTVDVGITHPTEFDFYLCSHQGIQGTSRPSHYHVLWDDNHFDSDELQCLTYQLCHTYVRCTRSVSIPAPAYYAHLVAFRARYHLVEKEHDSGEGSHQSGNSEDRTPSAMARAVTVHVDTNRVMYFA; encoded by the exons ATGTACCCTGTCGGGCAGC CACCTGGTCCTCCTGGCCCTCCCGGCCCTCCTACGGGCCCGGGGGGACCCCCAGGACCAGCTGGCCCCCCAGTGCCCCGACCCCTCACACTACCCCCGGGACCCACCCCAGCACCTGGACCAATAACCACCATCGTGGCGCCCGCCACAGGCACCCCAGCCGTGGCCACGGGCACAGGAATATCAGCCCTGCTTCCGCCAGAGTTGCCAA CATTCGTGGCCCCAAGAAGACCCAACTTAGGGCGAGAGGGTCGGCCCATCACGCTGCGGGCCAACCACTTCCAGATATCCATGCCAAGGGGCTACATCCACCACTATGACGTCAGCATCCAGCCCGACAAGTGCCCCAGGAAGGTCAACAGGGAGATTATCGAGACCATGGTGCATGCATTCCCAAGGATCTTTGGGAGCTTGAAG CCGGTCTTTGATGGGAGAAGCAACCTGTACACCAGAGACCCACTGCCAATCGGTAATGAAAAAATGGAACTGGAG GTGACCCTGCCAGGCGAGGGGCGAGACAGAGTGTTCAAGGTGGCCATGAAGTGGCTGGCGCAGGTGAATCTCTACACGCTGGAGGAAGCTCTTGAGGGCCGAACGAGGACCATCCCCTACGATGCCATCCAG GCTCTGGATGTAGTGATGCGCCACCTTCCCTCCATGACCTATACCCCAGTTGGCCGATCATTCTTCTCGGCCCCCGACGGTTACTACCATCCCTTAGGGGGCGGGCGTGAAGTTTGGTTCGGCTTCCACCAGAGTGTCCGTCCCTCACAGTGGAAAATGATGCTCAATATTGATG TTTCAGCCACTGCGTTCTACAAAGCGCAGGCGGTGATCGAGTTCATGTGTGAAGTATTAGACATACGGGAAATAGGAGAGCAACGGAAGCCTCTCACAGATTCCCAGCGTGTCAAGTTCACAAAGGAGATCAAAGGACTCAAG ATTGAAATTACTCATTGTGGCGCAATGCGAAGAAAGTATCGTGTGTGTAATGTCACCAGAAGACCGGCACAAATGCAGTC GTTCCCACTTCAACTGGAAAATGGCCAGACTGTTGAGTGTACAGTGGCCAAATATTTCCTTGACAAATACAAGATGAAACTCAGGTTTCCACATCTACCTTGCCTACAG gttggacaagagcacAAGCACACATACCTTCCTCTGGAGGTTTGCAACATTGTTCCCGGTCAGCGATGCATCAAGAAACTAACTGACATGCAGACATCCACAATGATCAAGGCCACAGCAAGGTCTGCCCCAGaccgagagagagaaatcaacaaCTTGGTCCGCAAGGCAGACTTCAATAATGATCCATATATGCAAGAGTTTGGGCTGACCATCAGCACTGCAATGATGGAG GTACGAGGGCGTGTCCTGCCGCCTCCTAAGCTGCAGTATGGCGGCCGAACCAAGCAGCAGGCCCTGCCCAACCAAGGGGTGTGGGACATGAGGGGCAAACAGTTCTTCACTGGGGTAGAGGTGCGTGTGTGGGCGGTGGCATGCTTTGCCCCGCAGCGCACTGTCAGGGAGGATGCACTCCGCAACTTTACTCAGCAGCTGCAGAAAATCAGCAATGATGCAG GGATGCCCATTATTGGCCAGCCTTGTTTTTGTAAGTATGCCAATGGGCCTGACCAAGTTGAGCCCATGTTCCGGTACCTGAAGAGCACCTTCACCGGCCTGCAACTGGTGTGTGTGGTGCTGCCTGGCAAGACTCCGGTCTATG CTGAAGTGAAGCGGGTTGGCGACACTGTTCTTGGCATGGCTACTCAGTGTGTGCAGGCCAAGAATGTTAACAAAACTTCTCCACAAACTCTATCTAACCTCTGCCTCAAGATAAATGTCAAGCTGGGAGGCATCAACTCTATTCTAGTCCCTGGCATCAG GCCGAAGGTCTTCAATGAACCAGTCATATTCCTCGGTGCTGATGTGACTCACCCACCAGCGGGTGACAACAAGAAACCGTCCATTGCAGCAGTGGTGGGGTCCATGGATGCTCACCCCTCACGCTATGCTGCTACTGTCCGAGTGCAGCAACACAGACAG AATGGATCAACAGCACAAGGCCAAAGTGCCAGTGATGGCTCGCGACCCAGACAACTGACTTTCGCAAGGACAGCGCATGATGCaa TAATTCAGGAGTTGTCCTCCATGGTCAAGGAGCTGCTCATACAGTTCTACAAGTCAACGAGGTTCAAGCCCAACAGGATCATCCTGTACCGTGACGGTGTTAGCGAGGGACAGTTCCAGACCGTCCTGCAGCATGAGCTCACTGCCATGAGGGAGGCCTGCATCAAGCTGGAGGCAGATTACAAGCCTGGCATAACCTACATCGCTGTCCAGAAGAGGCACCACACAAG ATTGTTCTGTTCCGACAAGAAGGAGCAGAGTGGCAAGAGTGGCAACATTCCTGCTGGCACCACCGTAGATGTTGGCATCACTCACCCAACAGAGTTTGACTTCTACCTGTGTTCTCACCAGGGCATTCAG GGCACCAGTCGACCCAGCCACTACCACGTCCTGTGGGATGACAACCACTTCGACAGCGATGAGCTTCAATGCCTCACCTACCAGCTGTGTCACACTTACGTCAGGTGTACTCGCTCGGTCTCCATACCTGCCCCGGCATACTATGCTCATCTGGTGGCCTTCAGAGCTCGGTATCACCTTGTTGAGAAGGAGCATGACAG TGGTGAGGGTTCCCACCAGTCTGGCAACAGTGAAGACCGCACCCCCTCAGCCATGGCCCGGGCCGTCACGGTGCACGTGGACACCAACAGGGTCATGTACTTTGCTTAA
- the LOC127003426 gene encoding protein argonaute-2-like isoform X4 codes for MYPVGQPPGPPGPPGPPTGPGGPPGPAGPPVPRPLTLPPGPTPAPGPITTIVAPATGTPAVATGTGISALLPPELPTFVAPRRPNLGREGRPITLRANHFQISMPRGYIHHYDVSIQPDKCPRKVNREIIETMVHAFPRIFGSLKPVFDGRSNLYTRDPLPIGNEKMELEVTLPGEGRDRVFKVAMKWLAQVNLYTLEEALEGRTRTIPYDAIQALDVVMRHLPSMTYTPVGRSFFSAPDGYYHPLGGGREVWFGFHQSVRPSQWKMMLNIDVSATAFYKAQAVIEFMCEVLDIREIGEQRKPLTDSQRVKFTKEIKGLKIEITHCGAMRRKYRVCNVTRRPAQMQSFPLQLENGQTVECTVAKYFLDKYKMKLRFPHLPCLQVGQEHKHTYLPLEVCNIVPGQRCIKKLTDMQTSTMIKATARSAPDREREINNLVRKADFNNDPYMQEFGLTISTAMMEVRGRVLPPPKLQYGGRTKQQALPNQGVWDMRGKQFFTGVEVRVWAVACFAPQRTVREDALRNFTQQLQKISNDAGMPIIGQPCFCKYANGPDQVEPMFRYLKSTFTGLQLVCVVLPGKTPVYAEVKRVGDTVLGMATQCVQAKNVNKTSPQTLSNLCLKINVKLGGINSILVPGIRPKVFNEPVIFLGADVTHPPAGDNKKPSIAAVVGSMDAHPSRYAATVRVQQHRQEVIQELSSMVKELLIQFYKSTRFKPNRIILYRDGVSEGQFQTVLQHELTAMREACIKLEADYKPGITYIAVQKRHHTRLFCSDKKEQSGKSGNIPAGTTVDVGITHPTEFDFYLCSHQGIQGTSRPSHYHVLWDDNHFDSDELQCLTYQLCHTYVRCTRSVSIPAPAYYAHLVAFRARYHLVEKEHDSHSPSSGEGSHQSGNSEDRTPSAMARAVTVHVDTNRVMYFA; via the exons ATGTACCCTGTCGGGCAGC CACCTGGTCCTCCTGGCCCTCCCGGCCCTCCTACGGGCCCGGGGGGACCCCCAGGACCAGCTGGCCCCCCAGTGCCCCGACCCCTCACACTACCCCCGGGACCCACCCCAGCACCTGGACCAATAACCACCATCGTGGCGCCCGCCACAGGCACCCCAGCCGTGGCCACGGGCACAGGAATATCAGCCCTGCTTCCGCCAGAGTTGCCAA CATTCGTGGCCCCAAGAAGACCCAACTTAGGGCGAGAGGGTCGGCCCATCACGCTGCGGGCCAACCACTTCCAGATATCCATGCCAAGGGGCTACATCCACCACTATGACGTCAGCATCCAGCCCGACAAGTGCCCCAGGAAGGTCAACAGGGAGATTATCGAGACCATGGTGCATGCATTCCCAAGGATCTTTGGGAGCTTGAAG CCGGTCTTTGATGGGAGAAGCAACCTGTACACCAGAGACCCACTGCCAATCGGTAATGAAAAAATGGAACTGGAG GTGACCCTGCCAGGCGAGGGGCGAGACAGAGTGTTCAAGGTGGCCATGAAGTGGCTGGCGCAGGTGAATCTCTACACGCTGGAGGAAGCTCTTGAGGGCCGAACGAGGACCATCCCCTACGATGCCATCCAG GCTCTGGATGTAGTGATGCGCCACCTTCCCTCCATGACCTATACCCCAGTTGGCCGATCATTCTTCTCGGCCCCCGACGGTTACTACCATCCCTTAGGGGGCGGGCGTGAAGTTTGGTTCGGCTTCCACCAGAGTGTCCGTCCCTCACAGTGGAAAATGATGCTCAATATTGATG TTTCAGCCACTGCGTTCTACAAAGCGCAGGCGGTGATCGAGTTCATGTGTGAAGTATTAGACATACGGGAAATAGGAGAGCAACGGAAGCCTCTCACAGATTCCCAGCGTGTCAAGTTCACAAAGGAGATCAAAGGACTCAAG ATTGAAATTACTCATTGTGGCGCAATGCGAAGAAAGTATCGTGTGTGTAATGTCACCAGAAGACCGGCACAAATGCAGTC GTTCCCACTTCAACTGGAAAATGGCCAGACTGTTGAGTGTACAGTGGCCAAATATTTCCTTGACAAATACAAGATGAAACTCAGGTTTCCACATCTACCTTGCCTACAG gttggacaagagcacAAGCACACATACCTTCCTCTGGAGGTTTGCAACATTGTTCCCGGTCAGCGATGCATCAAGAAACTAACTGACATGCAGACATCCACAATGATCAAGGCCACAGCAAGGTCTGCCCCAGaccgagagagagaaatcaacaaCTTGGTCCGCAAGGCAGACTTCAATAATGATCCATATATGCAAGAGTTTGGGCTGACCATCAGCACTGCAATGATGGAG GTACGAGGGCGTGTCCTGCCGCCTCCTAAGCTGCAGTATGGCGGCCGAACCAAGCAGCAGGCCCTGCCCAACCAAGGGGTGTGGGACATGAGGGGCAAACAGTTCTTCACTGGGGTAGAGGTGCGTGTGTGGGCGGTGGCATGCTTTGCCCCGCAGCGCACTGTCAGGGAGGATGCACTCCGCAACTTTACTCAGCAGCTGCAGAAAATCAGCAATGATGCAG GGATGCCCATTATTGGCCAGCCTTGTTTTTGTAAGTATGCCAATGGGCCTGACCAAGTTGAGCCCATGTTCCGGTACCTGAAGAGCACCTTCACCGGCCTGCAACTGGTGTGTGTGGTGCTGCCTGGCAAGACTCCGGTCTATG CTGAAGTGAAGCGGGTTGGCGACACTGTTCTTGGCATGGCTACTCAGTGTGTGCAGGCCAAGAATGTTAACAAAACTTCTCCACAAACTCTATCTAACCTCTGCCTCAAGATAAATGTCAAGCTGGGAGGCATCAACTCTATTCTAGTCCCTGGCATCAG GCCGAAGGTCTTCAATGAACCAGTCATATTCCTCGGTGCTGATGTGACTCACCCACCAGCGGGTGACAACAAGAAACCGTCCATTGCAGCAGTGGTGGGGTCCATGGATGCTCACCCCTCACGCTATGCTGCTACTGTCCGAGTGCAGCAACACAGACAG GAAGTAATTCAGGAGTTGTCCTCCATGGTCAAGGAGCTGCTCATACAGTTCTACAAGTCAACGAGGTTCAAGCCCAACAGGATCATCCTGTACCGTGACGGTGTTAGCGAGGGACAGTTCCAGACCGTCCTGCAGCATGAGCTCACTGCCATGAGGGAGGCCTGCATCAAGCTGGAGGCAGATTACAAGCCTGGCATAACCTACATCGCTGTCCAGAAGAGGCACCACACAAG ATTGTTCTGTTCCGACAAGAAGGAGCAGAGTGGCAAGAGTGGCAACATTCCTGCTGGCACCACCGTAGATGTTGGCATCACTCACCCAACAGAGTTTGACTTCTACCTGTGTTCTCACCAGGGCATTCAG GGCACCAGTCGACCCAGCCACTACCACGTCCTGTGGGATGACAACCACTTCGACAGCGATGAGCTTCAATGCCTCACCTACCAGCTGTGTCACACTTACGTCAGGTGTACTCGCTCGGTCTCCATACCTGCCCCGGCATACTATGCTCATCTGGTGGCCTTCAGAGCTCGGTATCACCTTGTTGAGAAGGAGCATGACAG CCACTCTCCTTCCAGTGGTGAGGGTTCCCACCAGTCTGGCAACAGTGAAGACCGCACCCCCTCAGCCATGGCCCGGGCCGTCACGGTGCACGTGGACACCAACAGGGTCATGTACTTTGCTTAA